A DNA window from Agarivorans sp. TSD2052 contains the following coding sequences:
- the yfcE gene encoding phosphodiesterase — protein MLFICSDIHGDHQALRLTLAAFEHSGASHLICLGDVLNHGPRNPVPEHYDPLAVAADLNAIAERIIAVRGNCDSEVDQALCDFPLLADYNQLLMAKRKVFLCHGHNYGPEKLPPLAEGDILVSGHSHIPQASKVSKHFLLNPGSVSMPRQSWQASYALITEQQLQVCRLSDHGVLLSCELL, from the coding sequence ATGTTGTTTATATGTTCCGATATTCATGGCGACCATCAAGCTTTACGGCTCACATTGGCAGCGTTTGAACATAGCGGTGCTTCCCATTTGATTTGTTTGGGTGATGTACTTAACCATGGGCCAAGAAATCCAGTACCCGAGCATTATGATCCTTTGGCGGTAGCCGCGGATTTAAATGCCATTGCTGAGCGTATCATTGCTGTAAGAGGAAACTGTGACAGCGAAGTGGACCAAGCGCTGTGTGACTTTCCGTTATTAGCAGACTATAACCAATTGTTAATGGCAAAACGTAAAGTGTTTTTGTGTCATGGCCATAACTACGGCCCAGAGAAATTACCGCCTTTGGCTGAGGGCGACATATTGGTGAGTGGCCATAGCCATATTCCGCAAGCCAGCAAAGTAAGTAAGCATTTCTTGCTCAATCCCGGGTCGGTTTCTATGCCTCGTCAATCTTGGCAAGCAAGCTATGCGCTGATCACTGAACAGCAACTACAGGTATGTCGCTTAAGTGACCACGGGGTATTGCTAAGCTGCGAGCTGCTATAA